CTGCTGCTGGTGCCGATCGGGGAGGGGCGGCTGCACTGCTACGCCGACGAGGCGGGCACCGAGCCGCCCGCCGACCCGGTGGCCCGGCTGCGCGAACTCTTCGCCGACTACCGGGGGCCGGTGCCCGAGGTGCTGGACATGCTCGACCGGGTGCACGCCGGGATCACCGACGAGGTCGAGCTGGGCCGCTGGTACCGGGGGCGGGTGCTGCTGGTCGGCGACGCCGCGCACGCCACCGCGCCGACCCTGTCCCAGGGCGCCGCGATGGCCCTGGAGGACGCCGTGGTGCTGGCCGAGTCGTTGCGCGCCGCGGGCAGCGTGGAAGCGGCCCTGGTGGCGTACGAGAGTCGTCGTCGCCCGCGTACCCGCTGGGTGGCCGACCGGACCCGCGACCGCAACCGGACCAGGGACGTGCCGCCGGCGCTGCGTGATCCGCTGCTGCGCGGACGCGGCGGACGCATCTTCGGGGAGCACTACCGGTTGCTGGTCGGCCCGCTGTAGGCCCGTAGTAGATCGTGTCACGCCACCCCACGCGGCGCTGCGACCTGCCGAGGACTATCCTCCTTGCGGATGACGGCCCGCAGATAACAGCGTGTGCCGAGCGGGACAACCGAGAACCGGAGGCCACTCGTGACCACCGTCGCACCCAAGCCGGTCGTGACCCGGCCCTGGCCGGTCCGGGAGCCGGTCAAGGGGTCGGCCATCGCGCGGCTGCTGCGTACCACGGACGCGAAGCAGATCGGGATCATGTACATGGTCACCGCGTTCGCGTTCTTCCTGATCGGCGGCCTGATGGCCCTGGTCATGCGGGCTGAGCTGGCCCGACCCGGGCTGCAGTTCCTGTCGCCCGAGCAGTACAACCAGCTCTTCACGATGCACGGCACGATCATGCTGCTGTTCTTCGCGACGCCTATCGTGTTCGCCTTCGCGAACTACATCGTGCCGATCCAGATCGGCGCGCCAGATGTGTCCTTCCCCCGCCTGAACAGCTTCGCCTACTGGCTGTACCTGTTCGGCGGCACGATCGCCACCGCCGGCTTCATCACCCCGGGCGGCGCCGCCGACTTCGGCTGGTTCGCGTACTCGCCGCTGAGCAGCGTCGAGAACTCGCCAGGCGTCGGCGCCAACATGTGGATCATGGGTCTGGCCATCTCCGGCCTGGGCACCATCCTCGGCGCGGTGAACATGATCACCACGGTGCTCACCCTGCGTGCGCCCGGCATGACCATGTTCCGGATGCCGATCTTCACGTGGAACATCCTGGTCACCAGCCTCCTGGTGATCCTGGTCTTCCCGCTGCTGGCCGCCGCGCTGTTCGCGCTCGCCGCGGATCGCATCCTCGGCGCCCACGTGTACGACGCGGCAACAGGTGGGCCGATGCTCTGGCAGCACCTGTTCTGGTTCTTCGGGCACCCCGAGGTGTACATCGTGGCGTTGCCGTTCTTCGGCATCATCAGCGAGATCATCCCGGTCTTCTCCCGCAAGCCGATCTTCGGCTACAAGGGTCTGGTCGCCGCGACCGTCGCGATCGCCGCGCTCTCGATGAGCGTCTGGGCGCACCACATGTTCGCCACCGGTCAGGTTCTGCTGCCGTTCTTCAGCTTCCTGAGCTACCTGATCGCGGTGCCGACAGGCATGAAGTTCTTCAACTGGATCGGCACCATGTGGCGGGGCCAGATCAGCTTCGAGACGCCCATGCTCTGGGCGGTCGGATTCCTGGTCACCTTCCTCTTCGGTGGTCTCACAGGTGTGCTGCTGGCCAGCCCGCCGCTCGACTTCCACGTGTCGGACTCGTACTTCGTGGTGGCGCACTTCCACTACGTGCTCTTCGGCACCATCGTGTTCGCGGTCTTCGCCGGCATCTACTTCTGGTTCCCGAAGATGTTCGGCCGGATGCTCGACGAGCGCCTGGGCAAGGTGCACTTCTGGCTCACCATGATCGGCTTCCACACCACGTTCCTGGTGCAGCACTGGCTCGGCGCCGAGGGCATGCCCCGCCGGTACGCCGACTACCTGCCCGGCGACGGTTTCACCACGCTGAACACGATCTCCACGATCGGTGCGTTCATCACCGGTATCTCCACGCTGCCGTTCATCTACAACTGCTGGAAGTCGTACAAGACCGGCCCGGTGGTCGAGGTGAACGACCCCTGGGGTCACGGCAACTCGCTTGAGTGGGCGACCAGCAGCCCGCCGCCGCTGCGCAACTTCGACCGGATGCCCCGCATCCGCTCCGAGCGGCCGGCGTTCGACATGAAGTTCCCGGAGCTGGCCGCCGGTCAGACCCTTGCCGGTCCGCCGGAGGGTGGCTCCAAGCCGCTGACCAGCGAGTCGGACGGCGGCGCTCGCTACAGCGAGGACACCGCCAGCGACATCGACAGGCACTGACGCTCCAAACCGCTCAGCCGTACGACGGGCGCCGCCCCCGGGACCACCCGGGAGCGGCGCCCGTCGTCATGTCCGCCAGACCTCGCTCCCACCCTCGTCTCACGCGACTCGGCGGGATGCCGTCGCCTACCAGTCCTCCGGCTGCTCGGCCCGGTCCGGCTGTTCGGCCTCCTCCGATCTCCCGCCCGGCCCCTGCGGGTCGATCCGCCTGGTCGGATGGTGCGGGGCCTGTGATGCTGAAGAGCCGTCGGACTCACCACCATCCGCAGCCGGCCCACCCCGTGACCGTTCGAGTGCCACGTAGAGCCGCTGCGGCGCGGTCCGGCGTCGACCCGGCGGGTGCGCCGGCGTGGTGCGACGTCCGCGCGGCCCGCAGCGCGCAGCGGGGGGCGTCCGCGCGGTCCTCAGCGGGTGGCGGCGGCGAGTGCGGGCTCGGTGGGCGACACCGACGCGAGAACGTCGGCGTCGCGACGGCGGCGCAACTCGCCGGGTAGCACGGCCAGGGTGACAAGCGCGCCGAGCGCTCCGGTCACCACGAAGCCCCAGAGCGGCGCGCTGGCGTCGATCACCGCGCCGGCGAGCGGTGCGCCGACAGCGATGCCGACGGTGACCGCCGAGCCGTGCAGGCCCATCGCCTCGCCGCGTACCTCGGCCGGGGCCAGGCGGCTGACGGCGTCGGAGGAGGCCGCGATGGTCGGCGCGCAGAGCG
The DNA window shown above is from Micromonospora lupini and carries:
- the ctaD gene encoding aa3-type cytochrome oxidase subunit I, which encodes MTTVAPKPVVTRPWPVREPVKGSAIARLLRTTDAKQIGIMYMVTAFAFFLIGGLMALVMRAELARPGLQFLSPEQYNQLFTMHGTIMLLFFATPIVFAFANYIVPIQIGAPDVSFPRLNSFAYWLYLFGGTIATAGFITPGGAADFGWFAYSPLSSVENSPGVGANMWIMGLAISGLGTILGAVNMITTVLTLRAPGMTMFRMPIFTWNILVTSLLVILVFPLLAAALFALAADRILGAHVYDAATGGPMLWQHLFWFFGHPEVYIVALPFFGIISEIIPVFSRKPIFGYKGLVAATVAIAALSMSVWAHHMFATGQVLLPFFSFLSYLIAVPTGMKFFNWIGTMWRGQISFETPMLWAVGFLVTFLFGGLTGVLLASPPLDFHVSDSYFVVAHFHYVLFGTIVFAVFAGIYFWFPKMFGRMLDERLGKVHFWLTMIGFHTTFLVQHWLGAEGMPRRYADYLPGDGFTTLNTISTIGAFITGISTLPFIYNCWKSYKTGPVVEVNDPWGHGNSLEWATSSPPPLRNFDRMPRIRSERPAFDMKFPELAAGQTLAGPPEGGSKPLTSESDGGARYSEDTASDIDRH